CTTGGAAGCGAATTCATTCCTTCACCGAACCACGCCGGCGGTCTCCGGTATCACGGCATGTCACCCGTTCTTTCAAAGCTTTATCATGATGGATACATGGAAGCTGTATCTGCGGAACAGACCAAAGTATTTGATTCAGCAGTCATGTTTGCCAAACTGGAACAGATCCTTCCCGCACCGGAATCCTCTCATGCCATCCACGGTGCTGTTATAGAAGCGCTTAAGTGCAAGGAGTCTGGGGAAGCCAAAACCATTCTGTTTGGCCTCACCGGAACAGGTTACTTTGATATGCATGCTTACATGCAGTACAATAACCAAACAATGACTGATTATATCCCTACAGATGAGGATTTACAAAGAGGTTTTGACGGACTGCCAAAAATTGAATAGAGCCGGTAAAATAAGCGGTACTCCTTTGAGTACCGCCTTTTTATATCCCCGACCGGTGATTTTTTGCCTTTTACAGTTAACAAAATTTTTATTCAAATATTTCTTTCATATCTATAATTAAATCTTCAAAAATCCCAACCTTTATATTGTCATCAACCTTGTATATTTCCGGCACATCATACTCTTTTTCTTTATTTAATCTATAAACTGTTACCTCTTGACGTATATAGTTTACAATCCAATATTCCGTTACTTTATGCTTTTCATATAGATGCAGTTTATTAACATAATCTCTGGAAGGTGACGAGGGAGAAGCAATTTCAATAATCCAATCCGGTGAACCAAGACAATATTCTTTAGTTATTTTTTTATCATCACAAACAACAAAAATATCGGGCTGCACAACTACATCAATATCTTCCTCTGCTTCTTCATAGTTTTTAGGCAACAAAACATCACAAGGAGAAATAAAAAACTTCACAAATTTTACCTTTTAAATAATTCCCAATAGCTATCAATAACCTTCTTGAAACCCTTTGGTGTTGTATTGTAGGGGCAGGTGTCATATAAAGTATCCCGTTTATTATTTCATACCGCCGATCATCAGATAGATTTAAGTAATCTTTGTATGTAAGATGAGACACTATGAATCCCGCCTTCCTCTAAATATACCTCTAATATTAATATATATTACCATTATAAGGAATAACAATCAATGTTATGGTAGTTCTGCAGTAACAGAAAAATGACCAGTGGAATATATTATTAGAGCTAAGTATTGATATTTTATTCTTAAACTAGTAAAAAAATCAGGAGGTGTATAATGTACTACATTACCGAAATCCTAAGAGTTATTTTAGATTTACAGGCACATTTACCGGAATCAACCGTTATTAAACATCCTACTGAAAAATTATGGGCCATTAAAATAAGCAGTGAGGACCATATACCGGAAGAAATAAAAGAAAATTGTGTTGATTTTTTGCCCCAGGATTGGGGTAAAGAATAGATGAAAAAATTAATTTTTAATCCATACGATGGAATTGACTGGTCTACAATTTTAAGATGTAAAGCTAATTTGCATACTCACACAACTGAATCAGACGGGTTATTGTATGGTGCAGATGTAATTACGAGATATAAAAATGCAGGCTATTCGATTCTGGCAATTACCGATCACGATAATTACAGAGTTAAGCAAAGACCGCAAGAAAACGGGGCTGTTAAATACGTTAACTCCTGGCCTTGGACGATTTGGGAAGGTACAAAAGATTATCAAGCACCGACCGGAACATTTGCTATGATAAAAGATGAAGTTCTAGGTGTGACTGCAAATGGAATGCTGACAGTTCAAAGTTGTGAACTTTCCGGTATAAACCATATAAATTCTTATGACAATGATTACAGCGGTGGAAATAATAAAAGAATTGATTATACTAACGAGGAATCAGCTATACAGGCATTAAAAGACAGAAAAGGTGTTTGCGTTATTAACCACCCGGGACGCTATGGTGAAACTGTACAGTGGTATGTGGATTTATACAAAAAATTCTATCCCATACTCCGGGGACTTGAAGTTTATAATCAAGGGGATACGTATCCTCACGACAGGGATTTATGGGATGACATTTTGACTGAATTAATGCCGTTTATGCCTGTTTTTGGGTGGTCTAATGACGATATGCACAGAGAACGTGACCTTTTTCGCAATTATCAATATTTATTATTAAGAGAGTTTACGGCTGCGGAATTTAGGGTGGCCTTAAATTTAGGGCGTGGTTTCTTTTCTTATGAACCCGGTGGCAGCGGTAATGCTTTAGCACCTTATGTAAACAGTGTTGTAATCAACAAAAACAAAGGTACAATTAGTATTAATGCGGATAATTGGGACAGTATAGAGTGGATTTGTGAAAAAAATATAATTTCTACCGGGTCTCGTTTTAACTATAAAAATACAAGGGGATTAACCAGTTATGTAAGAGCAAAACTGACTAACAGTAAAGGATTTACGTATACTCAACCATTCGGTTTTATAGATTAATTTGGCAGCAGCACATATTTATGAAGGAAGGCCCTTATTTCCCTATGCCTGAGGGCAGGGGCTATACGGGCCTTATTGTGAATATTAATTCATAAAAACATATTTAATATACTCTTCATCCACTAATACCGCTTCCTGCTCCAACTTAATTTTTTCTTTTAGCATAAACATTAAAGTATCCTGTAATTTCAATGGCCTTATCCGATACAGCATATTTTGTTTCTAGCCTAAAATATAGTTTCTCAATTCAGCTGTATCCCTATATTTAACCCCAATAGGCAGTAATAGAATTTGCCCACTGTCTTCGATAAGGATATCTTTGTTTATCAGTTCGTCAATTACCTTATCTAAGGTACCGTTTTCAACTTCCTCAGGCCATTTCTTAATTAAATCGTTTTTTAGAGTTTGTCTCGTTTGTATTTCGTCACACAAGAGCGCTACATCATGGTGCAGATCGGCTAAATGAACAAAACGTCCACTGTCAAACCTTTCATCAATAATACTGATAAAGCCCGGCCCGATACGGTAAGTATAAGCGGGAAGGCCCTTTCTTCTATGGAAAAAATGTTTCCACTTGTCAATTTCTTCTCTTACCGTTTTTATATAATCGCTGCTAAAGTTTCCTACTTTATAGCGGGTTCGAAAAAAATAAGCTATTTTCATA
The Desulfolucanica intricata genome window above contains:
- a CDS encoding Uma2 family endonuclease, with amino-acid sequence MKFFISPCDVLLPKNYEEAEEDIDVVVQPDIFVVCDDKKITKEYCLGSPDWIIEIASPSSPSRDYVNKLHLYEKHKVTEYWIVNYIRQEVTVYRLNKEKEYDVPEIYKVDDNIKVGIFEDLIIDMKEIFE
- a CDS encoding PHP domain-containing protein, producing the protein MKKLIFNPYDGIDWSTILRCKANLHTHTTESDGLLYGADVITRYKNAGYSILAITDHDNYRVKQRPQENGAVKYVNSWPWTIWEGTKDYQAPTGTFAMIKDEVLGVTANGMLTVQSCELSGINHINSYDNDYSGGNNKRIDYTNEESAIQALKDRKGVCVINHPGRYGETVQWYVDLYKKFYPILRGLEVYNQGDTYPHDRDLWDDILTELMPFMPVFGWSNDDMHRERDLFRNYQYLLLREFTAAEFRVALNLGRGFFSYEPGGSGNALAPYVNSVVINKNKGTISINADNWDSIEWICEKNIISTGSRFNYKNTRGLTSYVRAKLTNSKGFTYTQPFGFID